The Quercus robur chromosome 7, dhQueRobu3.1, whole genome shotgun sequence genome has a segment encoding these proteins:
- the LOC126691023 gene encoding E3 ubiquitin-protein ligase PUB24-like, giving the protein MDDIEVPQYFICPISLQIMKDPVTTITGITYDRESIEQWLLTSKKTTCPVTKQPLQKDPDLTPNHTLRRLIQGWCTQNASHGIDIIPTPKRPLDKFQVLKLIKHLWQPELQLKIIKQLVSLAAENEKNRKNMIEAGLPKEMLVFIVTCFKQGQIDGLEEALGILNFIQIPSAETKPILLENHDLIIKSLTWVLGCEMKNQVTVKSHTMLVLKTIIEACTSSNVLELVTPEFFKRIVEVLRSGITQQGINAALDILLEACAWSRNLIRMIEANTVFELIELELSFPEKKTTELILGILCNLCSCPDGRAQFLSHRGSIAVVSMKILGVSPKAGDRAVLILSMICNFFGTYMVLQEMLKVGAVEKLSSLTKIDCASFLKEEASEILRLHFPEWKDSPCIDRFQGIRVKPR; this is encoded by the coding sequence ATGGATGACATTGAAGTTCCTCAGTATTTCATCTGCCCCATTTCCCTACAAATCATGAAAGATCCTGTGACCACCATAACAGGCATCACATACGACCGGGAAAGCATTGAACAATGGCTACTCACAAGCAAGAAAACAACCTGTCCAGTCACCAAGCAACCATTGCAAAAAGACCCAGACTTAACCCCTAATCATACCTTACGCCGCCTAATCCAAGGTTGGTGCACCCAAAATGCCTCACATGGTATTGATATAATTCCCACTCCTAAACGACCTCTAGACAAGTTTCAAGTACTCAAACTCATCAAACACCTTTGGCAACCTGAGCTTCAGCTCAAAATTATTAAGCAATTGGTGTCACTTGCAgctgaaaatgaaaagaataggaaaaatatgaTAGAAGCTGGTTTGCCAAAAGAGATGTTAGTGTTTATTGTAACATGTTTCAAACAAGGCCAAATTGATGGTCTTGAAGAAGCTCTTGGTATACTCAACTTTATTCAAATCCCTTCAGCTGAAACAAAGCCAATTCTTTTAGAAAATCATGATCTTATCATCAAATCATTGACGTGGGTTTTAGGTTGTGAAATGAAAAATCAAGTCACGGTGAAGTCTCACACGATGTTAGTGTTGAAGACGATCATTGAAGCTTGTACAAGCTCAAATGTACTAGAATTAGTGACTCCTGAATTCTTTAAAAGGATAGTAGAAGTTTTAAGAAGTGGGATTACTCAACAAGGAATCAATGCCGCTTTGGACATCTTGTTAGAGGCTTGTGCATGGAGTAGAAATCTAATCAGGATGATTGAAGCCAACACAGTTTTCGAGCTCATTGAGCTTGAATTGAGTTTTCCTGAAAAGAAAACCACAGAGCTTATTTTAGGGATACTATGTAATTTGTGTTCTTGTCCTGATGGGAGAGCTCAGTTTTTAAGTCATAGAGGAAGCATTGCTGTGGTCTCTATGAAGATCTTAGGCGTTTCACCAAAAGCCGGTGATCGAGCAGTTTTGATTCTTTCAATGATATGTAATTTTTTCGGGACATATATGGTGCTTCAAGAAATGTTGAAGGTAGGGGCTGTGGAAAAGCTTAGCTCATTAACCAAAATTGATTGTGCTTCATTTTTGAAAGAGGAAGCAAGTGAAATCCTCAGGTTACATTTTCCGGAGTGGAAGGATTCTCCTTGCATTGATCGATTTCAAGGTATCAGAGTCAAACCTAGGTAA